The window GCTGTCACACGGCCTCAATTGTCGTCGATTCTCGAATATCGCTGCGGTCGCACGGCGCAAGATTCGCCAGCTTGAAATCGCGGGCCGCCTGGAGGATCTGCGGATACCGCCCGGTAATCGCCTGGAGGCCCTCAAAGGCGATCGAGCAGGACAGCACAGCATCCGCATCAACGGCCAGTGGAGGATCTGCTTCCGTTGGACCGATGCGGGAGCTGAAGACGTGGAAATAGTGGATTACCACTAACGGAGCGAAAAATGACCCAGTTAGCACCCATCACTCCCGGCGAAATCCTCCTGGAAGAATTCCTGAAGCCCATGGGCGTGAGCCAGTACCGTCTGGCCAAGGAGATCAACGTGCCCGCGCAACGCATCAGCGAGATCGTGGCGGGGCGGCGCGCCATCACGGCGGACACCGACCTGCGCATGTGCCGTTTCTTCGGCCTCTCCAAGGGCTATTGGCTCCGCGCCCAGGCCGCGCATGACACCGAAGTCGCGGAACGCGCCCTCAAAGCCGAACTGCAGAAAATCAAGCCCTGGTCAGGCGCGGCGGCCTGATTCCAGCGCGCTGCATCAGTTTTTCCGCACAGCGCCCGTAATCGCCGATTCCGGCAGTCCGAACGGCAGATACCCCTCCGCCATCCTGTCCTTGAGCCCCACACCGCTCAGCCCCAGCCTGAAGGCCTCTTCCACGAG is drawn from Desulfomicrobium escambiense DSM 10707 and contains these coding sequences:
- a CDS encoding type II toxin-antitoxin system RelE/ParE family toxin — translated: MIISFKCDLTERLSHGLNCRRFSNIAAVARRKIRQLEIAGRLEDLRIPPGNRLEALKGDRAGQHSIRINGQWRICFRWTDAGAEDVEIVDYH
- a CDS encoding HigA family addiction module antitoxin — its product is MTQLAPITPGEILLEEFLKPMGVSQYRLAKEINVPAQRISEIVAGRRAITADTDLRMCRFFGLSKGYWLRAQAAHDTEVAERALKAELQKIKPWSGAAA